The DNA window GAAGAACATCTGCTAGAAATGTAGGACTGGAGCTTGGGTAGGACATCAACTTAAGACCTGTGCACGGGGAattccctgccggtccagtggttaggactccgccctTTCACTGCGGAGGGCTCGGCCACTTcgccaaaaacaaaaccaaaacaaaactcttcGTAGAGGTGGTAGTTGAAGCCATGGAACATAATAGGTCACCAAGTAAGGgttaataatgagaaaaagaggGTGAGGGTATCTTAGGAACGTCTATGTTTACGTGGAAAAAGAACCTGGGTAAAGAGAACAACGAAGTGCGGGTCAGGGAGGATAGCACAGTTCCATAGTATGtaagaaaggagaaattttttaGATGAAGATGAGCTACATGATTCAGTCTAAATTAGGGAACATTAATTTGTTTAGGACCTGGTTAGAGTAGCTTGGGGCTTTTATCCAGCTTTGGTGCAGGGAACTAACAGTTGCCAGTGATGATACTAGTGCTGATACTGTTTTAGATAACTATTGATGAAAAGTTCAAAGGCCAAGACAATTAGGGATTTTTTATTGTCTTGTTTTTGAGTAGTCCTTAGCAGTTCTTTTGGGCAGAGGGATTCGTGTATGtatttgcaaacatttatttGCTTTGTCTTATTTTGTCCTGTATGTcttccctgttttttgtttgtttgtttctgcatttAAGCACGTTTTCACAAGGAGTCTGTCCTGCATCAGACTTTTTTTGGCTTGCCTTTCTACTCCAGCTCCTAGGAGGCTTTGGTAGCTTTTCTTCTGCGTAACCAAGCAGGCCGCAGCCAGCAGATGGCACTATAGCAAGAGGGGCAGAGGGTCCCTTTAAGACCTGACAACAACTGCGGACTAGTAACTTTACAGTTTCAGCCTCGGACGATTCAGTTGCACTTTCGCCCGGACTCTAATAAAGCAGGTCAAGCTGTGTGCAATTAAGAATTTCAGTGTACAAAATGGGATCTGCGGCTTTGTCTCCTCCATCCTGCGCCACCATTAAACTGAAGGTATCGTCAAGTTGTGAAAGTGTTGTGAGAAGGGCTGTCCCGATATCGCCGTTTCCTGGTTAAAGTGGCCAAGGTGACCCCACTTTAACTAAATACAGGAGACAATCGAGACTATCCTgatagtttaaagaaaaattcatacAAATAGGCAATTACCTAAGCGTTTCCCGACAACGTGCAGCTTTTAGCATACGAAATTCGCGACTTGTTTTTGTTACAATGTTCCTAATTTCATTTCAAAGTTCAGACACAGCCTCACTATCCAGATTTCCATAAGGAGTAAGAAAGATCCGCTGCAGTTCCGGAGGCCGCAGGGACGGCCTCTAGACCGCTATTGTCCGGGTTCTCTTACGTGTAAGCTTGAGACGGAGGCCTCTGTTGCAGGTGGGCTGCTCCTTACAGACACAccaaacgcacacacacaaacagagcAGCCGCCATAGCGGAAAACAAAGTGCAAAACTGCAagccttggacttccctggtggcgcagtggttaagaatccgcctgccaatgcaggggacatgggttcgagccctggtccgggaagaccccacatgccgcggagcaactaagcccgtgcgccacaactactgagcctgtgtgccacaactactgaagcccgtgtgcctagagcctgtgctccacagcaagagaagccaccgcaatgagaagcccacgcactgcagcgaagagtagcccccattcaccacaactagagaaagcctgtgcacagcaacgaagacccaaccagccataaataaataaaataaatttatttttaaaagaaaccaaaaaaacaaaaaaaactacaagcctttaccttttttttttttttaatttaattgtttattttttgggctgtgttgggtcttagtttctgtgcgagggctttctccagttgcggagagcgggggccactcttcatcgcggtgcgcgggcttctcactgctgcggcctcgccggttgcggagcacaggctccagacgcgcaggctcagtagttgtggctcacgggcctagttgctccgcggcatgtgggatcttcctagaccaagCCTCGAACCCGtatgtcctgcattggcaggcagattcttaaccactgcgccaccagggaagcccaagcctttACCTTTTCAAACACAACTCGAGCAGGTCAGGTTACACCCCAACACTAACTCTGCAGGGGCACCCAGAAGAGATTGGTTACCATGGCCACGTAGGAAGCCTCCCGGATACTTTTCTTAGCTTTCTTCTTACACACACCTACTCACGAGATCTCCACCCACGCAGGTCCCTAGCTCGGCAATCTGCTAGCCACGCCTGATTGCGTTCGGCGCTCGCCTCTCTGCCCTTGCACCTGCGTACTACGGCGCCTGCCCGTCGTCGCGGCCCGGATCGGGAAGTGTCAAGCGGGAGCTGGGTTCCCCCGCCTTTGCCGCTATCACCGCTGACCCCCCGGACCCCAACTCCAGGCCCGGGCCCAGCCGCCATGACGAACGGTGAGAACTAATACCCAGAGCCGAGGATGGGAGTGCAGTACGAGTGGAAACCTGGCGGGCGGAGCCGGGACTGACGTGGCCgttctccccgccccctcccagcccagtTCCCCTTTGGTCTGTCGGTGCCCCAACTCCTGTCCCCTATACTCTTCCGGGGGTTCCCCCGTTCCGTGCCCATCTAGAACCCCCAGTGCCTCTTGTGCCCACACCCGTAGTCCTTGGTTCCCACACTGTGCCCTTCTCCCTTCCTAGAAGTTCGTTCTGACCCTTACAAGCCACTTCGCGAGGCCAGTCCCGGTTGACCTATTGCTTTAGCAGCAGGAAAAAGAGGATCCTCCTCACAGCCCTCTGTGTTCTCAGACTTTTGGAAAGTAGGCTCGTTGGGATGACCGATAAATCACACAGGATTTTAAGCCCCGTActtttggggggggcgggggtgaatgtagatcctaaaaaaaaaagttctccttGTTTTGTTAAAATGTCGGGAAGCTTTCTCGTATTTGATTCTAAAGTCCTGCCTGGGCGATCCCATCTGGAGACCGTGGCTAGTGTTGCAGCGGTCGGATTTAGACACTGCCTCTTCTAAAGATGATGTGGCAGTTGCCACCCTGTTTATCTGACCTAATTTTCCAGGCCTCTTCAAACATTTTATAGACATGATTTCTGAATTCCAGGGAAGGGCAGGAAACGATGACTTTGTGGTCTTTGGAGTCGATCTTACAGGAAAAAAGATGTCAAGACCTCTTAGGCAGTATGATTTGAAGGGCATAGGAAAGCATTTCTCAAAAGTACCTTCTCCATAAGCCTGGTACTAAAGTTTCAAATTTCACCTTCTTGTGACTTTTGGCTTTGCAAAAACTTACGGGAGAAAAGACTAGCACGTATTGTTCATCATAAAACTTGGTGTATGTATTAATTTACTGGACCCTTTCCTATGTGACATCTAGTTGTGAGATAGTTTtactggagggagagagggagatggagtgGCCCAGAACTGGCAGATGCCAGTTGTGTAAAATATCCTTTTGGAGCTTCCTGGGCAGTCAGAGGTCTGAGGTTAGTAGGCACAGTACAAGAACGGACATCACCCGGAGGAAGAAATCATCTGAACTGAGAAATAAGAGAGCAGTTGGACACatagtaattaataaataagttttagtcaccctttcccctttccacaggtctgatttttttttccacttaggtGATTCTTTGTGCTTACAAGACATAGCTTGGTTTACAAATGTAAGAAATAGAACTAATTGTTCAAAGCTTTTTTCCTCACAATTGTTCCACCTTGTCGAAGCCTCAGatctttttttgcttgtttgttttcaagAATCTGTTTACTCAGGCAGAAATTTGGTTTGTAAGTAGAGTATCATGCGTGAAGTGTAAGATAAGCATAGGAAAATTGTAGTCATATGGATTCTAACTCTTGCAATTTCCATTAAGCTTTCCTTTTGCCTTAACATATTCTTCACCAACAGATGCAGATCTGAGAGACTTGGCCAAATATCTACCTCTCCTTTATCACATGAGTGATTTATAGGAAGAACATGTTTCATTCTCTCAGCTCAGGCTCGAAGGATTCTTATGCCTCTCTCAACCTAATGCCAACACTGGCCATTCCTGGTAGGCTGATTCCACATAAAGTGATGCACTCTTCTCAGAATTTATACTTCttgaaaggagagggaagggggcagtgAAATCTTTGTAAGGGGGTTGTCTACAGGTGATTTGGGGAAACAGAAAGGTAACCTTGTTAGTCCCAGGACCTTGGCTCCCTCTTGTCAGGGCTGGCACTGCAGTTGAGGTTATCATCTTGATATTATATCACACTCTGTTCTCCAGGGGGATCACCTGTCCCAAGCTGGATTAGCACCAaaggttttcttctctttctgtaaCAGTGTACTCCTTGGATGGGATTCTGGTGTTTGGTTTGCTCTTTGTTTGCACCTGTGCCTACTTCAAGAAAGTACCTCGTCTCAAAAGCTGGCTGCTGTCAGAGAAGAAGGGAGTTTGGGGTGTGTTTTACAAAGGTAAGATCATATCTGTTCAGGGAGAGGAGATTGCCATCTCTGGACAGTGAGGTGCTGCAAGGTGGGGGTGGGATAGGCTGAGATTGTATGTGGTTCAACTTTTACataattgtttattttagctCCAAGGTAATTTTAGTATTCTCCATGGAGTAAAACTATATAAATTAAACAATTTCAGACTGGACTAGAGTTGTTGGAAGGAATATTTTCCCAGTGAAaagtttttttctgaatttctggAAAGAATATATTGGAGTCTCTTTTAAGTATTGATTTTATTAACTCAgatgcttttttactttttattttgggcATCTTCATCTGGAATCCTACTTACCTAgatcttttttcaaaataaggcaaaataTAAACTAACAGTATATTCATCTAGAACCTAGGGCTTAAGGGTAGTATTTAAATACATTCCTGGGTGGGTTCTTGAGACCCTTCATAGGTCTCTTCATCTGTGATTAGAGATTTCAAATCTTGAAAGTGAGCACTTATATGAAGGGCAGGGTTTGATTTCTTTTCtcgttttattttttcctgctagCTGCTGTGATTGGAACTAGGCTGCATGCTGCTGTAGCAATCGCCTGCGTTGTAATGGCCTTCTACGTcctgtttataaaatgaattccAAAGCATCCATTTCATCAACTGCCAACCAAGGGGACGAAGGTGAAGAGCCTGTCAGGAACCTGGGCCCAGCGTAGGAGAGTTCAGCTAAAATCATCAAAGTCCCCAGGATGACACCACAGCATCTGCCCCTACGTTATGTGGGGAAAACTCCTCGTGGTTACAAACATTATTTATGCTTCAGGGGACTACAGAAAGCCAGCTTCCTTTGACCTGTGTGTAAATCAGTCCTCAGCAGAGAGCCTATAATGTCCAGATAAATTACACCCCTCAGTGATACGATTACATACCTCCTGCTGAAAAATCTGTCACCTATTTTGTTCTTCAGCCCCTCATCAGGAACTTTTCACACTGAGGCTTATTAGGGGAGGATATAAGCTGTATTCAAACTTCTTGGAAGGAGAGATAATTTTCaagacttgacttttttttttttagtgtttgatTTGGATTTGGCAAATTGCagggggctgggaggctggggtggggaggctgggtgggAAATAGGAGTTAAACAATGCCAAGGAATATTTTGGCTTTGGAAATTTATCTTTCATATACCCGTCTGGGCACATAAGAGAGAGGCATGATCCTCATTGCAAAAAGAGAACAGACGAAATAGCTGTGCTGTGTGCTGGTAGCCAGAGAGTTTTGCCAAGAGAATCTGGGCCTAAGTAAGATTTGGAAATTGTCTGTGATGAAACCAGAAAGGAGTAACTTAGACAAGAAACAATGTTCTATTCACCAGTATTCCCAAAAGGAAACTTCACCCCCTCAAATGGTATATTGAAACTGTTGCTATTTTCCtaaagctttttaaatattttctaaattactgAGTGCTAAATACTGTTACTCAGTTTTAAATGCCACCACTAGGGGAAAGAGAAACTATTGAAGAAATAATTTGCAGTTGGggtagaagaaataaataaatctagtATATTAATTCATATACTAGTAAAGTCATCTAGAATTTATTGTGATGTTAGATGGAAGTTCTGTCATATTAACCAAGATACAAACTTATTCTTTGTTTAACTCTGGGTTATTATGGCAATTTTCAGTCGATTACTTGTGTTTCTTGGcccacttttaattttcttcatattgtaGTATTCTTTAGCTGTCTCTTGGAAATTATAAGAACATGGGAAATTTGAATGAGAGAAGTTGATGGCATTCATAGGCATGTTTGGACAGTTCAGAGAATCCATGAataaaatgagagtgttttct is part of the Balaenoptera musculus isolate JJ_BM4_2016_0621 chromosome 1, mBalMus1.pri.v3, whole genome shotgun sequence genome and encodes:
- the TMEM167B gene encoding protein kish-B; translation: MTNVYSLDGILVFGLLFVCTCAYFKKVPRLKSWLLSEKKGVWGVFYKAAVIGTRLHAAVAIACVVMAFYVLFIK